The genomic window TCAGATGGCGTACATCGGCGATGCGCTTGACCGGGCGCGAGCGCATGTCGGCGGAAAACTCCTGGTCGCGATAGACCGTCAGGCCTTCCTTCAGGCACAGCTGGAACCAGTCGCGGCAGGTGATGCGGTTGCCGGTCCAATTGTGGAAATATTCATGCGCGATGATGCGCTCGATATTGGCGTAGTCAGCGTCAGAGGCGGTTTCCGGGTCGGCCAGCACGAATTTATCGTTGAAGACGTTGAGACCCTTGTTCTCCATCGCGCCCATGTTGAAATCGGACACAGCGACGATCATGAAGATATCGAGGTCGTATTCGCGTCCGAAGCGCTCTTCGTCCCACTTCATCGAGCGTTTCAGCGCATCCATGGCATAGGCCGCGCGCGGCTCCTTGCCGTGTTCGACATAAATCTTCAACGCCACGTCGCGGCCGGACATGGTGGTAAAAGTGTCTTCCACCACGCCGAGATCACCGGCGACAAGCGCGAAGAGATAGCTTGGTTTCGGGTGCGGATCGAACCAGGCCGCGAAGTGACGGCCTTCGTCATAGTTTCCGCCGCCCAGGAAATTGCCGTTCGAGAGCAGCAGCGGATTGCCTTCCTTCGCCGCGATGATCGTCACCGTATAGGGCGCCAGAACATCCGGGCGGTCGGGGAAATAGGTGATGCGGCGGAAACCTTCCGCCTCGCATTGGGTGCAATAAACGCCATTGGTGCGATAAAGCCCCATCAGCTGCGTATTGACCTGCGGGTTGATGTAATTGGTGACGCAGATCTCGAAGGGAGATTCGGCCGGCAGGTCGCGGATGGTCAGGCTGTCAGACGTCGCCTCATATTGGCCGGCGGGAAGCTCCACCTGGTCGAGCAGCAGGCTGGAAAGCGTCAACTCGTCGCCATCGAGAACCAGCGGTGCCTCACGCTCTGCGCCTTCGCGCCGGTGAAAGATCAGACGGGCTTCGACCTTGGTATTCTTGGGGTCGAGTTCGAAGGTGAGATCCACCCGCTCCAGAACGAAATCGGTGGGGCGGTAATCTGCCAGGTGAACGATCTGGCCCGTGTCTGTTCGCATGACTATCCCTGAATAACTTGGCGTGGTCTCCCGGCATCATGTCGTCATAAGGCCCGGATGTAAAATAGGTAGAGTATTCGTCACGTTCATGTGCGCGTCGGAGGACGTTCTGTCCCGCCATGGAAGGCTTTGCCGGCCGTGCAGACGATCCTCCCGCCGCCGGACCCACGGACCATCGCAGCAAATGTTGAACGATTGCTGAAATTATATTTTATTTTCTTCAAATTTTAGCGCGCGTCGCTTTTGGTTTGCATCACTTCCGCAGCCGCGAAAACAATCCTTCCCCAAATCGACGGAATTCACGGGTAAATCACATTTTTTGTTGTAAAGCGCCGGAGGAATGCTCTAGCCTTGCATAAATCCAATTCCCCTGCGTCGTCCTCCCCGCATGAAAAATCTCCCGATGGCGTGTTTGCGCAGCCGATATGAGTAGTTGCCAATGAACGCCGAACCGATGAATCCCTTTCGCGGGATTAGCCTGAAGCTGATTTCGGTCGGCTTTTTTCTTGTCATGCAGACCTGTATCAAGGCCGCAGGCGATGTGCCTGCCGGCCAGATTACCTTCTTCCGTTCCGCTTTCGCCATTCTCCCGATTGTCGTCTATCTGGCGTGGCTGCATGCGCTGACGAGCGCCCTGCACACCAATAATCTTTTCGGCCATTTCAAGCGCGGGTTTCTGGGCATCCTGTCCATGGCCTGTGGCTTTTACGGGCTGACCATGCTGCCGCTGCCGGAATTCATCGCCATCGGTTATGCCTCGCCGCTTCTCGCCGTCGTTTTTGCCGCCGTCATCCTGCATGAAAAGGTGCGCATCTATCGCTGGAGCGCGGTCTTCGTCGGCATGACGGGGGTGCTGGTGATTCTCTGGCCGAAGATGACGCTTCTGAGGGAAGGCGGTTTTGCCGCCGGCGAGGGGCTGGGGGCCATTGCCGTGTTGTGCGGTGCGGCGCTCGGCGGTCTGGCGATGATCCAGGTGCGGCAACTGGTGGAGACGGAAAGGACGCCGACCATCGTGCTCTATTTTTCGCTCACCGCCACCCTGCTGTCGCTCGTCAGCGTGCCTTTCGGCTGGAGCGCGCTGAGCATGACGCAGGCCATGCTGCTGATCACCAGCGGCATTTGCGGCGGCGTTGCGCAAATCTTCCTGACGGAGAGTTACCGGCACGCCGAAGTCTCGGTCATCGCGCCCTTCGAATACAGCTCCATCATCTTCGGAATCGCGGTTTCCTACATTCTGTTCGGAGATATTCCCACGGTGACGATGCTGATCGGCACGGCGATCGTTATCCTCGCCGGCATCTTCATCATCTTCCGCGAACATCAACTGGGCCTGGCAAGACGGGCGGCGCGCAAGGCCTCGACGCCGCAAGGGTGAGGGAACCCAAATCTGCGCGTCTTGCCTGTTTCCAGGACAAGCGCGCGGCATTCTCAACCACCGAATTTCACGAAAAATGCTTCTCCTCCGTCATCCCGGCCTTGAGCCGGGATCCAGCCGGCGCGGCTCTCACGCGGCGAGAAGAGTCTTTTCAGCCCAAGGACTTGGGCTGGCTGGATTCCGGCTCAAGGCCGGAATGACGGATTGGATGACGCATGGTGGCAGACAAGATTGAGAGTGCCGTTTTTTGTCTCAACCGGCGTTAACGGAAGAAGAACGGCTGGGCGCGCACTACAACCTTGTGACTCGGTTCAAGACTTCGTCGCAGCCTTTCGAAAAAAACCACAAATGCAAAAGGCGCCTTCCCGAAGAAAGACGCCAGCGCGCAATCATATCTATGGACCAGTGCTAAACTGGCCTGAGTG from Agrobacterium tumefaciens includes these protein-coding regions:
- a CDS encoding DMT family transporter, producing the protein MNAEPMNPFRGISLKLISVGFFLVMQTCIKAAGDVPAGQITFFRSAFAILPIVVYLAWLHALTSALHTNNLFGHFKRGFLGILSMACGFYGLTMLPLPEFIAIGYASPLLAVVFAAVILHEKVRIYRWSAVFVGMTGVLVILWPKMTLLREGGFAAGEGLGAIAVLCGAALGGLAMIQVRQLVETERTPTIVLYFSLTATLLSLVSVPFGWSALSMTQAMLLITSGICGGVAQIFLTESYRHAEVSVIAPFEYSSIIFGIAVSYILFGDIPTVTMLIGTAIVILAGIFIIFREHQLGLARRAARKASTPQG